From the genome of Amycolatopsis camponoti:
GGCGGCAGGGCGAACCGGCCACCGAGGAGCTGCGGATCGCGCTGCGCCGCTACCGCTCGTTCTTCGACCAGCTGCTGCCCCGGTAGCCGGAACCGTTTGCCGGCGGGCATGATCGGGTAGCACGCCGGTGAACGGCTTCAGCAACGGGAGGCAGTCGATGAACGTGGCCGATCTGCTCGTCGACGGTTTCGGCCGGGTCCGGGAGAACGTGCACGCGGCGGTGGAAGGTCTCACCGCCGAGCAGCTCCGGGCCCGGCTGGACGACGAGGCCAACTCGATCGCCTGGCTGGTGTGGCACCTGACCCGGGTCCAGGACGACCACGTCGCGGACGTGGCCGGGACCGAGCAGGTGTGGACCGGCCAGGACTGGCTTTCGCGGTTCGGTCTCCCGTTCCCGGCGGCCGACACCGGCTACGGGCACCGCCCGGCCGACGTCGAGGCCGTCCGGGTCGACCGGCCGGACCTGCTCACCGGCTACTACGACGCGGTGCACGAGCAGACCGTCCGCTACCTCGAGAACCTCGACGAGCCGGCGCTCGACCGGGTCGTCGACGAGGCATGGGACCCGCCGGTGACGCTGGGTGTGCGGCTGGTCAGCGTCCTCGACGACGACATCCAGCACGCCGGGCAGGCGATGTTCGTCCGCGGAGTGCTGGAGCGCCGCTAGTCTTCGTAGCCCTCCCCGCGGTGATCGGCCAGGCGCCGCGGGCCGGGCCCCTCGACGCCGAGCTGGTCGCCCGGGTTGGCGAGCCGGCACTTGGCCAGGGACATGCAGCCGCAGCCGATGCAGTCGGTGAGCTGGTCGCGCAGCTGTTCCATCTGACGGATCCGCGCGTTCAGGTCGTGCTGCCAGCACTGGGAGATCCGGGCCCAGTCGGCCCGGGTCGGGGTGCGGTCGTCGGGGAGCAGGGCGAGCACCTCCCGGATCGCCGACAGCGGCATGCCGACCCGCTGGGACATCCGGATGAAAGTCACCCGCCGCAGCGCGTCGCGGCAGTAGCGGCGCTGGTTGCCGGCGGTGCGGCGGCTGCGGATGAGGCCTTCGTCTTCGTAGAACCGCAGGGCCGACGCGGGCACCCCGCTGCGCCGGGAGAGTTCGCCGACGGTGAGCTCGGGCAGTTTGGTGGTGACCATGGTTTCCAGCCAATCACAGCCGGACACTTGACTTCAAGCGAGCTTGAGGTCTGATCCTGGCTCGGACGGCAACAACGCCGCTGTGCCAAGGAGGAAGTGTGTCCGAAGCTCCCGTGCGGGTCGCGGTGATCGTGGGAAGTGTCCGGGAAGGACGGTTCGGCCCGGTGGTGGCGGACTGGCTGGCCGGCGTCACGGGCGACCACGGCGGGTTCGAGGTCGACGTCGTCGACCTCGCCGAGCCCGACCTCCCGATGGTGCTGCCGGCGTTCGGCGCGGTGCCACCGGCGGCGGTGGTCGCCGAGGTCGCGAAAGTGACGCCGCGGCTTCTCGCCGCCGATGCGTTCGTCGTGGTCACCCCGGAGTACAACCACAGTTATCCGGCCTCGCTGAAGAACGCGATCGACTGGCACCGCGCGGAGTGGACGGCCAAGCCGGTCGCGTTCGTCTCGTACGGCGGGATGTCGGGCGGCCTGCGCGCGGTCGAGCACCTGCGGGCGGTCTTCGCCGAGCTCCACGCGGTGACGATCCGCGACACGGTCAGCTTCCACGGCGCCCACGCCCGCTTCGGCGAGGACGGAACGCCGACCGACGCGGCGGCGGCGGTCGCGGCGAAGGCGATGCTCGACCAGCTGAGCTGGTGGGCCCGGTCGCTGGCGGAGGCCAGGACGGTCCGGCCGTACCCCGGAGCTTGACTTCAGGTCGGCTTGAACGGGGCGCACCCCGGCCGGTCGGTTCTTCCGGGCCGTCCCGATCTTCGTCGCCTCGGCCACCGTGCCGGTCAGTCCACTGTAGACAGTGCTCAGAACGCCTGGCACGCCTGGTACGGCAGCTGGACGTCCGTCCCGACGAGGGCGATGGTGCCGTCGACCGAGTACCCGCCCTGCGCGGCCAGCGCCGCGAACGCGGTGCAGACCAGCTGGTTGATCCCGGTGCCGGTGATCGGCTTCAGCGGGAACGCGAAGGTGATCGTCGCCTTCGGGCCGGGAGCCAGCTCGATCGGTCCGGTCCGGTACGGCAGGTTCGTCAAGTAGCCGTCGGCCGCCTCGTCGGTGCTCGGTCCGGCCAGCAGCATCGACAGCGCCGTTTCGACCCCCACGGTGGTACCGGTCGACCGCGTCACCGGGGCGACCCGTCCGTCGATGACGAAGTACAGGATCGCGTCGGTGCCGCGCCCGCTGCTGCCCGGGTTCCGCAGCGTCGGCGCCGGCCCGGCCGAGACGACACCGGTCGGCTTGACGCCGCACGCGCTCACCAGCAGCAGGACGACCAGGACGAAGAGCTTCTTCACCGCGCCTCCACGACCAGGGCCTGCCGGGGCAGGCGCACCTCGAAGCGGGCTCCCACACCGGTGTTGGCCGCGAGGATGTCGCCGCCGTGCAGCCGCGCGTTTTCGCGCGCGATGGACAGCCCGAGCCCGCTGCCCTCCGACCGCGCCCGGGCCGTGTCCGCCTTGGCGAAGCGGTCGAAGATCCGGGGAAGCACTTCGTCCGGGATGCCCGGCCCGTGGTCGGTGACGGTCAGCACGACGTCGGCACCCTCCGCCCGCAGCACCACTTCGACCGGGGGCGCGCCGTGCCGCAGCGCGTTGCCGACCAGGTTCGCCACGACGATGTCCAGCCGCCGCCGGTCGAGCGCGGCCGTGATCCCGGCCGGCAGGTCGGCGACCACCGCGGAGTCTTCGGAACCGGGTTCCCACCCGCGCGCGGCGAGGCTGTCGGTGACCGCGGCCGCGACGTCCAGCTCCTCCCGGCGCAGCTCGGCCCGCCCGGCGTCGAACCGGGAGATCTCGATCAGGTCCTGCACCAGCCGGGTCAGCCGTTTCGTCTCCGCCGACACCAGCCGCGCGGCGACCGCGGTGTCCGCGGGCAGCTGGCCGGCGTCCTCGTCGAGGACGTCGGTGACGGCGTTCATCGCCGCCAGCGGCGTCCGCAGCTCGTGCGAGACGTCGGCGACGAACCGCCGCGCGTCGGCCTCCATCGAGCGCAGCGTGCCGACCGTGCGCTCCAGCTCCGCCGCGGTGTGGTTGAACGTCGTGACCAGCTGCGCGAGCTCGTCGGAGCCCTTGACCCGCAGCCGCACGTCGAGGCGGCCCCGGCCGAGCTGGTCGGCCGCGGTGTTCAGCGCGCGGACCGGCCGCAGCACCTGCCGCGCGGCCAGCAGGGCCACCCCCACCGCGAAGGGCAGCGCGAGCGCGGAGACCAGCCAGGCCTGGCGGGCCAGTTCGTCGATCGCGGCCTGCTGCTGGTCGAGCGATGTCCCCGCGAAGACCTCGAGGCCGCTCGGCGTGCCCGACGCCGTCTGCACCGGGATCCCGACGTAGAACTGCGGGAACCCCTGGGCGTCGACGCGCTGGAACTGGGTGTACGTGCTGTTCGCCACGGTCTGGCGCAGCTCGGCGGGCACCTGTTCCAGCGACATGCCCGAAGTCGAGTGCAGGTTGTGGTAGACGACCAGCGCGCCGCTCGGCTTGAGCGCCGCCGCGAACGCGTCGAGCGTCGCTTGCGTCGGCGGCAGCGACACGGTCGGCAGGTACGCGACGATCTGGTCGCGCAGCTTCAGCATCGTCTGGTCCTGGATGCCCTTGAGGATGGCGTTGCGCGCGGAGACGTAACTCGCGCCGGCCGCGGCGGTGGCGCCGAGGATCATGATGACCGCGAAGGCGGCGACCAGCCGGGGCCTCAGCCCGGCGAGCCACGAGCGGACCTGCCGGATCACGACCGGCCGAACCGGTAGCCGAACCCCCGGACCGTCTGCACGTGTTCCGGCTTCGCCGGCACGTCTTCGATCTTCGCGCGCAGCCGCTGCACGCACGCGTCGACGAGCCGCGAGTCGCCGAGGTAGTCGTGGTCCCAGACGGAGGAGAGGATCTGCTGGCGGCTGAACACCTGCCCGGGTGTGCGCGAGAGCTCCAGCAGCAGCTTCAGCTCGGTCGGGGTCAGCGACACCGGTGCGCCGCGCTTGGTCACCTCGAGCGCGGCCCGGTCGATCACCAGGTCGCCGTGGCGTTCTTCGGGCGCCGACTGTTCACCAGGACGTTCGCCCGGCCGCTCGCTGACGGCCCGGCGCAGCACGGCCCGGATCCGCGCGTCCAGCACGCGGGGTTCGACCGGCTTGGCGACGTAGTCGTCCGCGCCCGCTTCGAGCCCGGCCACGACGTCGAAGTCGTCGCTGCGCGCGGTGAGCATGATGATCGGGATCGGTCCCGACGCGCGCATCCGGCGGCACGTCTCGAAGCCGTCCATCCCGGGCAGCATCAGGTCGAGCACGACGATGTCGGGATGCTGGTGCACGAGCACCTTGATGCCGCGCTCACCCGACTCCGCGGTGTGCACCACGTGTCCCTGCCGGCGCAGGGCCAGTTGCAGTCCTTCCCGCACCGCCGCGTCGTCTTCCACCACCAGTACCTCGGCCACGGCGCCATTATTCGGAAAAGCGCACGTCGTGGCGACCCGGGCCGATCTTGTAGCAAAACCATGACATCGCCCTGACGGGATCTCGAAATGCCGGAGCCAGACTCGAAGACATGGCAGTGATCATCTCCGACGTACGCCCCGCCGCCCCGCCGGCCGGGCGCCACGCGCTCGTGACCCGGGCCGTGTCCCGCACCGCCGTGCTCGCGGCGAGCGCGGGCGGGTTCGCTCTCGCCTTCGTCGCGGCCTACCTGCTCTTCGTCCGCACGGAGGCCGGGCGCGGCGTCGAGAACGGCGTCGTCCGCAGCGCCCAGTCCGCCGGGGCGACGGTCGAGTGGGCGGCCCCGCTCCGGGACACCGATCTGGTGGTCGTGCTCGGCGGCGTCGCGGTGCTGCTGGTGGTGATCGCCCTGGTGCGGCGCCGGTTCGCGCTCGGCGTGACGGCCCTGCTCATGCTCGCCGCGCCGCTGATGGTGGCGCAGCTGCTCAAGCTGTACGTCCTGGACCGCCCGAGCACGGGCGACCGGTTCGGTGTCGCGAGCCACAACAGCTTCCCCAGCGGGCACGTCAGCGCGGCGATGGCCGTCCTGGTCGCGCTCGCGATCGTGCTGCCACGCCGCTTCCGCCTGCAGGCCCTGATCGCCGGCGGGGTCGGCGTCGCCTGGGTCTCGGCCGCGGCCGTGGCGCTGGGCTGGCACCGGTTGAGCGACACCGTCGGCGGCTGTCTCCTGGTCGCCGCGGTCACCTGCGCCGGGGCGGCGGTGGTGTCCGCCCGCCGCCCCGACGGTGACCGGGTGCCGCCGGTCCCGGTGCTCTGCGGCTTGCTGGCGCCGGTGGCGCTGGTGCTGGCCGGCTACCTGATCCTCGGGACGGCGACGTCCGGCGCCGCCCAGTTCGTCGCCGCGATGGTCCTCGCCGCGCTGTCGGCGATGGCGGTGGTGCTGCTGCTGGCCGCGCCATTGCGGCGGGTGGCGTTCGACCCGGCCGAAGCCCGGGTCCGGCGGCTCCGGCGCCGCTGACCGCCCCGGCGGGACCGGGAGTCCGTGTTATCGTTCGAAACGCCTGCCGGGATCGACAGCACATCGGGTGCCCGATTGCGGCGATGAAGGCATGGGCATCGCGTCCCGACCGGAGGTCGGCTCGAGAGAGTCGGCCTGCGTGTGAGATCCAGGATGAGATACCGACTGGTACAGGGTAGGCGGTAACAGTCCCCTCATGGCGCCGGCGCTTGACCGGCCACTCGGGGGAGCGACACCGTCGAGTGCAGATCCGGTGCTTCCCCGGTCGTCCGTCATCGGCCGGGGACTACCCGGCGATCACAGACCCAGTGCCGCCCGCAGCGCGGTGACCGCCGCCGCGACGGCCGTTCCCGCTCCACCGGCACCCTTGGCGAGAGCGACCAGGGCGTTGAGCCGACGCAGCATCCCGGGCTTGTCCGGCTCCTTGGCCGCCAGTTCCTTGTTCACGCTCGCGACAGCGTCTTCGGCTTGGTCGGCGGCTTCGTCGGTCACCTTGCCGCGCAGTGCGGCGACTTCCGCCTCGAGCTTCTCCACGAGCGCCGCGAGGTCGGCGCCCTGCGTCCCCATGTTCACGTCCCGCATGGTGACCGTCGACTTGGACGCGACGACGCCCGCCGAGCCGTGGACGACGGTTTCGTTCTTCTCCTGCACGAGATCTCCTCCGTTGATCAGGTAGAAGTTTCCCCTGGGGCGCTCCAGCGCCTCGGACAGCATGGTCGCCGCATCGGTCAGCTTGCGGGCGAGGCCCTTGCTCGACACCTGGTTGCTCAGCACCTGCAGCATCCAGATGCGGTCGGCGTAGTAGCCGTGCGCCGCGTCGATCACCTCGGTCAGGTACTCGCGCTGCCTCAGCCCGTGCCGTTCCGGGCGCAGCAGCTTGCCGCACATGTCGTCGAGGAAATCCTCGACCCCGGCGCCGGGTGCCAGCCGGCCGGACCGGCAGAACCCCAGCACGGTCTCCAGCGCCGCCAGGTCCGCGTGCAGGTGCGACACCTGGACGCGCAGCCGCCGCAGGAGCTCACGGTCCGAATCCGCCGAGTCGGCGATGGTCCAGCACGACACCGGCGTGTTCGTGACGATGGGCGAGGTGTGCCAGAGCCGGACCGGCGGCGGCTCGTCCTTCGAGCGTTGCTGCAGTTCCAGGAAGACGCCGGGAGTGCCGACCGAAACCCACCAGCGTGGCGGCGTGAAACCGTCGGCGGTGCGGCGCGTCGTGGCGCTCAGCAGGTGGCCGGCGAGAGCCTGGCCGAAGTGCGCCAGGGGTTGTGGTTCGGCCGCGCCGCCGCGGATCCGTGCGAGCACACCGAGCGCTGTCCGCGCTCCCGAGGTGATCGTCGCCAGGTCCAACCCCCGGAAGTCGAGATCGCAGAAGAACCCGATCTCGAACCGGCCGACGACACCGTCGCTGTAGAACCGCCGGAACAAGGGCTTGAGCCGGACCCGGAAAGGGAGCCGGGGTTCCGTCCC
Proteins encoded in this window:
- a CDS encoding mycothiol transferase, producing the protein MNVADLLVDGFGRVRENVHAAVEGLTAEQLRARLDDEANSIAWLVWHLTRVQDDHVADVAGTEQVWTGQDWLSRFGLPFPAADTGYGHRPADVEAVRVDRPDLLTGYYDAVHEQTVRYLENLDEPALDRVVDEAWDPPVTLGVRLVSVLDDDIQHAGQAMFVRGVLERR
- the soxR gene encoding redox-sensitive transcriptional activator SoxR gives rise to the protein MVTTKLPELTVGELSRRSGVPASALRFYEDEGLIRSRRTAGNQRRYCRDALRRVTFIRMSQRVGMPLSAIREVLALLPDDRTPTRADWARISQCWQHDLNARIRQMEQLRDQLTDCIGCGCMSLAKCRLANPGDQLGVEGPGPRRLADHRGEGYED
- a CDS encoding NADPH-dependent FMN reductase; amino-acid sequence: MSEAPVRVAVIVGSVREGRFGPVVADWLAGVTGDHGGFEVDVVDLAEPDLPMVLPAFGAVPPAAVVAEVAKVTPRLLAADAFVVVTPEYNHSYPASLKNAIDWHRAEWTAKPVAFVSYGGMSGGLRAVEHLRAVFAELHAVTIRDTVSFHGAHARFGEDGTPTDAAAAVAAKAMLDQLSWWARSLAEARTVRPYPGA
- a CDS encoding ATP-binding protein, with amino-acid sequence MILGATAAAGASYVSARNAILKGIQDQTMLKLRDQIVAYLPTVSLPPTQATLDAFAAALKPSGALVVYHNLHSTSGMSLEQVPAELRQTVANSTYTQFQRVDAQGFPQFYVGIPVQTASGTPSGLEVFAGTSLDQQQAAIDELARQAWLVSALALPFAVGVALLAARQVLRPVRALNTAADQLGRGRLDVRLRVKGSDELAQLVTTFNHTAAELERTVGTLRSMEADARRFVADVSHELRTPLAAMNAVTDVLDEDAGQLPADTAVAARLVSAETKRLTRLVQDLIEISRFDAGRAELRREELDVAAAVTDSLAARGWEPGSEDSAVVADLPAGITAALDRRRLDIVVANLVGNALRHGAPPVEVVLRAEGADVVLTVTDHGPGIPDEVLPRIFDRFAKADTARARSEGSGLGLSIARENARLHGGDILAANTGVGARFEVRLPRQALVVEAR
- a CDS encoding response regulator transcription factor encodes the protein MAEVLVVEDDAAVREGLQLALRRQGHVVHTAESGERGIKVLVHQHPDIVVLDLMLPGMDGFETCRRMRASGPIPIIMLTARSDDFDVVAGLEAGADDYVAKPVEPRVLDARIRAVLRRAVSERPGERPGEQSAPEERHGDLVIDRAALEVTKRGAPVSLTPTELKLLLELSRTPGQVFSRQQILSSVWDHDYLGDSRLVDACVQRLRAKIEDVPAKPEHVQTVRGFGYRFGRS
- a CDS encoding phosphatase PAP2 family protein, encoding MAVIISDVRPAAPPAGRHALVTRAVSRTAVLAASAGGFALAFVAAYLLFVRTEAGRGVENGVVRSAQSAGATVEWAAPLRDTDLVVVLGGVAVLLVVIALVRRRFALGVTALLMLAAPLMVAQLLKLYVLDRPSTGDRFGVASHNSFPSGHVSAAMAVLVALAIVLPRRFRLQALIAGGVGVAWVSAAAVALGWHRLSDTVGGCLLVAAVTCAGAAVVSARRPDGDRVPPVPVLCGLLAPVALVLAGYLILGTATSGAAQFVAAMVLAALSAMAVVLLLAAPLRRVAFDPAEARVRRLRRR